A window of Apodemus sylvaticus chromosome 9, mApoSyl1.1, whole genome shotgun sequence contains these coding sequences:
- the Gin1 gene encoding gypsy retrotransposon integrase-like protein 1 isoform X4, which translates to MVRSGKNGDLHLKQIAYYKRTGEYHPTTLSSERSGIRRAAKKFVFREKKLFYVGKDRKQNRLVVVSEEEKKKVLRECHENGPGVHHGISRTLTLVESGYYWTSVTNDVKQWVYACQHCQVAKNTVIVAPQQHLPVVGSPWSVVTVDLLGPFHTSNRSHVYALIMTDLFTKWVMILPLCDVSASEISKAIINIFFLYGPPQKIIMDQRDEFIEQINVEIYRLFGAKEIVISHASGSVNPAESTPGTIRTFLSKHCAEHPSNWDEHLPALSFAFNVTHSEPTKNTPYFQMFNRNPCVSECPPEEGGEGTSVFARIVAAVREADGVVVNKTPAAGQKVFISCKVR; encoded by the exons ATGGTCCGCAGTGGGAAAAACGGTGACCTTCATCTTAAACAGATCGCTTACTATAAGCGCACCGGGGAGTATCACCCAACTACACTGTCGAGTGAGAGAAGCGGCATCAGACGAGCAGCTAAGAAATTTGTCTTCAGAG aaaaaaagctgttttatgttggaaaagacagaaaacaaaaccgtTTGGTAGTTGTttcagaagaggagaagaagaaagtgcTGAGGGAGTGCCATGAGAACGGCCCTGGCGTCCATCACGGCATCTCCAGAACTCTGACGCTGGTGGAATCCGGCTACTACTGGACCTCCGTGACCAATGACGTCAAGCAGTGG GTATATGCTTGTCAGCATTGCCAAGTAGCAAAAAATACAGTTATCGTAGCACCTCAGCAGCACCTTCCCGTGGTGGGAAGCCCGTGGAGTGTAGTTACTGTTGATCTGCTGGGACCTTTTCATACAAGCAACAGGAGTCATGTGTATGCTCTAATCATGACAGATTTGTTCACAAAATGGGTTATGATTTTGCCTTTATGTGATGTTTCAGCATCAGAAATCTCTAAAGCTATTATCAATATATTTTTCCTATACGGACCTCCTCAGAAAATAATAATGGACCAAAGAGACGAATTCATTGAACAG atcaatgtagaaatatatagattaTTTGGTGCAAAAGAGATTGTAATTTCTCATGCTTCTGGAAGTGTGAATCCAGCTGAAAGTACGCCTGGCACCATCAGAACCTTCCTCTCGAAGCACTGTGCCGAGCACCCGAGCAACTGGGACGAGCACCTGCCGGCTCTCTCCTTCGCCTTCAACGTGACTCACTCG gAGCCTACTAAGAACACACCATATTTCCAAATGTTCAATCGGAATCCTTGCGTGTCAGAGTGTCCTCCTGAAGAGGGAGGTGAAGGCACGAGTGTGTTTGCCAGAATTGTAGCTGCGGTTAGAGAAGCTGATGGGGTGGTGGTGAACAAGACACCAGCAGCTGGCCAG